A region from the Streptosporangium sp. NBC_01756 genome encodes:
- a CDS encoding SDR family oxidoreductase gives MHVFVTGASGWIGSATVDELLATGHKVTGLARSDASAAALQAKGAHVRRGDLDDLDSIRAGAEDAEAVIHLANKHDFSNPAVSSAAERAAVQTIGDTLVGTDRPFLFASGIAGLAQGRPSTEDDASSAHGPDSPRGGSENLALEFVERGVRSVSLRFPPTVHGTRDHGFIAIIAAVAREKGVSGYPGDGTNRWAAVHRSDAARLVALGLEKAPAGARLHAVAEQGVPTREIAEAIGRAFDLPVASIAAENVQDHFGWIGNFFAMDGEATSTRTRELLGWTPTGPTLIEDLDTGAYSAH, from the coding sequence ATGCACGTTTTCGTCACTGGAGCCTCCGGATGGATCGGCTCCGCCACGGTCGACGAACTGCTCGCTACGGGCCACAAGGTCACCGGACTGGCCAGGTCCGACGCGTCCGCCGCGGCCCTCCAGGCGAAGGGCGCCCACGTCCGCCGCGGGGACCTGGACGACCTCGACAGCATCCGCGCCGGCGCTGAGGACGCCGAGGCCGTCATCCATCTCGCGAACAAGCACGACTTCTCCAACCCGGCCGTCTCAAGCGCGGCCGAGCGGGCCGCCGTCCAGACCATCGGCGACACGCTCGTAGGTACCGACCGTCCGTTCCTGTTCGCATCGGGCATCGCCGGCCTCGCCCAGGGCAGGCCCTCCACCGAGGACGACGCGTCATCGGCCCACGGCCCGGACTCCCCCCGCGGCGGGAGCGAGAACCTGGCGCTCGAGTTCGTCGAGCGTGGCGTGCGCAGCGTGAGCCTGCGCTTCCCACCCACCGTGCACGGCACCCGCGACCACGGGTTCATCGCGATCATCGCCGCGGTCGCCCGCGAGAAGGGCGTCTCCGGCTACCCCGGTGACGGGACCAACCGTTGGGCTGCCGTGCACCGATCCGACGCGGCCCGCCTCGTCGCTCTCGGCCTCGAGAAGGCACCTGCAGGCGCCCGCCTGCACGCCGTCGCCGAACAGGGTGTCCCCACCCGCGAGATCGCGGAGGCGATCGGCCGCGCGTTCGACCTGCCCGTCGCCTCGATCGCCGCCGAGAACGTCCAGGACCACTTCGGCTGGATCGGCAACTTCTTCGCCATGGACGGCGAGGCGACCAGCACCAGGACGCGGGAGCTGCTCGGCTGGACGCCCACCGGACCGACCCTCATCGAGGACCTCGACACCGGCGCGTACTCGGCGCACTGA
- a CDS encoding TetR/AcrR family transcriptional regulator, whose protein sequence is MARWEPRAPERLQEAALELFATRGYEQTTATEIAQSVGLTERTFFRHFSDKREVLFYGQDVFVQAFLAGMDTAPPSASPIEIVACALRSAASLFPDERRPHSRKRQSVIELNPALQERESHKLASLATTVADALRARGVNELAATLAAESGATVFGIAFTQWIREGEQRSLADISADVLRELLNLTGKAKASRSIP, encoded by the coding sequence ATGGCGCGTTGGGAACCGAGAGCTCCAGAGCGGCTGCAGGAGGCGGCACTCGAGCTGTTCGCCACCCGCGGCTACGAGCAGACGACCGCCACTGAGATCGCACAGTCCGTCGGCCTGACCGAGCGCACCTTCTTCCGCCACTTCAGCGACAAGCGCGAGGTCCTGTTCTACGGGCAGGACGTGTTCGTCCAGGCGTTCCTCGCCGGCATGGACACCGCACCACCGAGCGCCTCTCCGATCGAGATCGTCGCCTGCGCCCTGCGGTCCGCAGCGTCCTTGTTCCCGGACGAGCGGCGGCCCCACTCCCGCAAACGGCAATCGGTGATCGAGCTGAACCCCGCGCTGCAGGAACGCGAGTCGCACAAGCTCGCCAGCCTTGCCACGACCGTCGCCGACGCCCTCCGCGCACGCGGCGTCAACGAACTCGCCGCCACCCTGGCCGCGGAGTCAGGCGCCACCGTCTTCGGGATCGCGTTCACACAATGGATCCGCGAGGGCGAGCAGAGATCTCTCGCCGACATCTCAGCGGACGTGCTCCGCGAACTACTCAACCTGACCGGAAAGGCGAAGGCCTCACGCAGCATCCCGTGA
- a CDS encoding TetR/AcrR family transcriptional regulator, whose protein sequence is MGVSTPSRRERLRAETAAEIKTVALRLMAEGGPDAITLRAIAREMGMTAGAIYGYYETRDTLVSALITDVYTSLVDTVEAARDAVPADDAAGRILAWGQTLREWALANPEGFRLIYGDPVPGYQVPEGGAAAEAAHRACAGLTGLVAAAWPQAVARQPGGYDWTDFDPILTGLVRAEFPGLPPAAVALALRVWGRMHGLVALEVYGHLRGQTRDAGRVYLDELRDLTRSLGLGERSAAPA, encoded by the coding sequence ATGGGAGTCTCAACACCGAGCCGCAGAGAACGCCTGCGAGCGGAGACGGCCGCCGAGATCAAGACGGTCGCGCTCAGGCTGATGGCCGAGGGCGGGCCCGACGCCATCACGCTGCGGGCCATCGCCCGTGAGATGGGCATGACGGCGGGAGCCATCTACGGCTACTACGAGACGCGTGACACGCTGGTCAGTGCGCTGATCACGGACGTCTACACCTCACTGGTCGACACGGTGGAGGCGGCGCGCGACGCCGTGCCCGCCGACGACGCGGCGGGCCGGATCCTGGCCTGGGGGCAGACCCTGCGGGAGTGGGCCCTGGCCAATCCCGAGGGCTTCCGGCTCATCTACGGGGACCCGGTCCCCGGCTACCAGGTGCCGGAGGGCGGGGCCGCCGCCGAGGCCGCGCACCGCGCCTGCGCGGGTCTCACCGGCCTGGTGGCCGCGGCCTGGCCGCAGGCCGTGGCCCGGCAGCCGGGCGGATACGACTGGACCGACTTCGATCCGATCCTGACGGGCCTGGTCCGTGCGGAGTTCCCCGGCCTGCCTCCCGCGGCGGTGGCGCTGGCGCTGCGCGTCTGGGGCCGCATGCACGGTCTGGTCGCCCTTGAGGTCTACGGCCATCTGCGCGGCCAGACGAGGGACGCGGGCCGGGTCTACCTCGACGAACTGCGTGATCTCACCCGGAGCCTGGGGCTTGGGGAGAGGTCGGCCGCCCCGGCGTGA